A genomic stretch from Juglans microcarpa x Juglans regia isolate MS1-56 chromosome 3S, Jm3101_v1.0, whole genome shotgun sequence includes:
- the LOC121258273 gene encoding uncharacterized protein At4g00950-like, whose amino-acid sequence MGSSEPDYEASSTPKLSLFSLPNKLSDQESTGMLTPPLRATASVPFHWEEAPGKPRQPCAANSKPETAARILELPPRLLLSESKSINMPSPTTVLDGPYVLGRTVSHSHRFSFRSPDQDVGRRLTSKERGGHFRSMRWGSFRKNKQVFQGSFDFSSSSVIDGDHGGGNNTKGKITRVSRKGSFLSLANTSSHLLASVYESFKQVVPWRRSSARKNTQKDDGLTS is encoded by the exons ATGGGGTCGTCTGAGCCAGACTATGAAGCAAGCTCCACACCAAAGCTCTCGTTGTTCTCACTTCCAAACAAGCTGTCGGATCAGGAGTCAACAGGAATGCTAACACCACCGCTCCGAGCCACAGCGTCTGTTCCATTTCACTGGGAGGAAGCACCAGGGAAGCCTAGGCAGCCATGCGCCGCCAATTCCAAACCAGAGACTGCCGCAAGAATCTTGGAACTGCCTCCGAGATTGCTGCTAAGTGAGAGTAAATCCATCAACATGCCGTCCCCTACCACGGTCTTGGACGGGCCTTACGTACTGGGGCGGACTGTGTCTCACAGCCACAGGTTTTCTTTCAGAAGCCCAGATCAGGATGTGGGCAGGAGATTAACGTCAAAGGAGAGGGGAGGCCATTTCCGGTCAATGAGGTGGGGTAGTTTCAGGAAGAATAAGCAGGTTTTCCAGGGTAGTTTTGACTTCTCCTCTTCTTCGGTGATCGACGGTGATCATGGCGGTGGCAATAATACTAAGGGGAAGATCACGAGAGTTAGCAGGAAAGGGAGCTTTCTGAGTCTTGCAAACACAAGCTCTCATTTGTTG GCAAGCGTTTATGAAAGCTTTAAGCAGGTGGTCCCATGGAGGCGTTCATCAGCAAGAAAGAATACTCAGAAAGATGATGGGCTAACTAGCTAG